A DNA window from Astatotilapia calliptera unplaced genomic scaffold, fAstCal1.2 U_scaffold_96, whole genome shotgun sequence contains the following coding sequences:
- the LOC113018516 gene encoding histone H1-like: MMRSTCQRCGGKGSIINTPCAEVQAKKKKTMTSKPKKVGLSVGELIVKAVAASKERNGLSVAALKKALAAGGYDVDKNKARVKTAIKSLVAKGTLVQTKGTRTSGSFKMNKATESKAKKPAAAKAKKPAAAAKKSPKKAAAALQLLDRTKLKENCRDC, from the coding sequence ATGATGCGTTCAACGTGCCAGCGCTGTGGTGGGAAAGGCTCCATCATAAACACGCCCTGCGCCGAGGTTcaggccaagaagaagaagacgatgacTTCCAAGCCCAAGAAGGTCGGCCTCAGCGTGGGCGAGCTGATTGTGAAAGCCGTGGCCGCTTCCAAGGAGCGCAACGGCCTGTCTGTGGCCGCTCTCAAGAAGGCTCTGGCTGCCGGAGGCTACGATGTGGACAAGAACAAGGCCCGTGTCAAGACCGCCATCAAGAGCCTGGTGGCGAAGGGCACTCTGGTGCAGACCAAGGGCACCAGAACCTCCGGATCCTTCAAGATGAACAAGGCTACTGAGAGCAAAGCCAAGAAGCCCGCCGCGGCCAAAGCCAAGAAACCGGCAGCAGCTGCTAAGAAGTCGCCcaagaaggcagcagcagcacttcagctactagacaggacaaagctgaaggagaactgccgggactgttga